A region of Toxorhynchites rutilus septentrionalis strain SRP chromosome 1, ASM2978413v1, whole genome shotgun sequence DNA encodes the following proteins:
- the LOC129763362 gene encoding neurochondrin homolog — protein MSDQISDPIRKCAIILKGAKNDSEKFAALFMVTKLIKGKDCNAAGKKLLFDSIGFDFVRRLLTSKDGPDASAYQSVALSILSCFCEDEELATHKDMLDSIPVFLEIASTCDDDEYDDNLIVINEAYHCLQSIAGSEVGRLALKEHGVIKKMAEIYTQQSFQIDEALTLIVTLVAQFGPGSWEEDPKLFHALMQRVSLDFETDHAERKFELAEMISVLLFTCRKELISKTVEGEIWPECLYKGVSDVLKSKIGKAQRDPTLKLTAHILEILGIEWVLSDTENPKKMFLLLLQLAAIEVRMQMDNKSFNQVLVQGDLITACFIILELSINYMTTDQLELDQKDKQQVYTGLKGAFTAVLSVFTKLSNDTKKDKLQPKEKAFACAMVRVLCAWMAQETSALKTQVFKLLPFIFQLANSSFYESRDHRIKARTEPTLEQAPADVLRVTLPAMCHLVVEEDARKIFLKEKEEQVLYDCLLFHWSIAHYKKPPIPRAERLRRMNEPDPELTPQQLEEMKDSRTAIVSLCNIFMNITVLEPKVVDESPVFDQLIRFIFENLPELKDIPENLVMHGNLAVLGLLLLKQQSTKVKKNDFSICRYIQTTIRFLWDAYSIDESNDPQALVVAMSYKEYWFEVMELWFLGMQTMSGIIKLIPWISEFAIESGWAEGIVETLRKVKIGTLPPNVKLAYEDFLSQLVDANPSVAAVLKKADALKVCRNHRMMELGKKLFGD, from the coding sequence atgtcGGACCAAATAAGTGATCCGATCCGGAAGTGTGCCATCATACTGAAGGGAGCGAAAAATGATTCGGAGAAGTTTGCCGCCCTGTTTATGGTTACGAAGCTGATCAAGGGGAAAGATTGTAACGCAGCCGGCAAGAAGCTGCTGTTCGATTCGATAGGCTTCGACTTTGTTCGACGACTGCTCACAAGCAAGGATGGCCCGGATGCATCCGCCTACCAAAGCGTGGCGCTCTCGATACTGAGCTGCTTCTGCGAAGATGAGGAGCTAGCGACACACAAGGACATGCTTGATAGTATTCCGGTTTTTCTGGAGATCGCCTCCACTTGTGATGATGACGAGTACGACGACAATCTCATCGTGATTAACGAGGCGTACCACTGTCTGCAGAGTATCGCTGGGAGTGAGGTTGGACGTCTGGCGCTGAAGGAACATGGGGTTATTAAGAAGATGGCTGAGATTTATACCCAGCAGAGTTTCCAGATTGACGAAGCTCTGACGCTGATCGTAACTCTGGTCGCTCAGTTTGGACCGGGTTCTTGGGAGGAAGATCCAAAGCTGTTTCATGCGTTGATGCAGCGTGTTTCGCTGGATTTTGAAACAGATCACGCCGAGCGGAAATTCGAGCTGGCAGAGATGATTTCGGTGCTGTTGTTCACGTGCAGAAAGGAGCTGATCTCGAAAACCGTGGAGGGTGAAATATGGCCTGAATGTTTGTACAAGGGCGTGAGTGATGTGTTGAAAAGCAAGATTGGAAAGGCTCAACGTGATCCTACCTTGAAATTGACAGCTcatattttggaaattttggGCATAGAATGGGTGTTGAGTGATACGGAGAACCCGAAGAAAATGTTCCTTCTGTTGCTGCAGCTAGCTGCCATCGAAGTTCGCATGCAGATGGACAACAAGAGTTTTAACCAGGTTCTAGTTCAGGGGGACCTCATCACCGCTTGCTTCATCATTCTCGAACTGTCAATAAATTACATGACAACCGACCAGCTGGAGTTGGACCAGAAGGATAAGCAGCAAGTATACACCGGACTGAAGGGAGCCTTCACTGCGGTTTTGTCTGTTTTCACTAAACTTTCGAATGACACCAAAAAAGATAAGCTCCAACCGAAGGAAAAAGCATTCGCCTGTGCCATGGTTCGAGTTCTGTGTGCCTGGATGGCTCAGGAAACCTCTGCGCTGAAAACTCAGGTCTTCAAACTGTTGCCATTTATCTTCCAGCTGGCGAATAGCTCCTTCTACGAGTCCCGCGATCATCGAATTAAGGCCAGAACCGAACCAACACTGGAGCAAGCCCCGGCCGACGTTCTCCGTGTCACTTTACCTGCAATGTGTCATCTCGTGGTGGAAGAGGATGCACGTAAAATTTTCCTCAAGGAGAAAGAAGAGCAGGTCTTGTACGATTGTCTGCTGTTCCACTGGTCAATTGCTCACTACAAAAAACCTCCCATTCCTCGTGCGGAACGTCTCAGGCGCATGAATGAACCCGATCCAGAGTTGACCCCACAACAGCTCGAAGAGATGAAAGACTCCCGAACAGCTATTGTCTCGTTGTGCAACATTTTCATGAACATTACCGTACTGGAGCCAAAAGTGGTCGACGAGAGTCCCGTTTTCGATCAGCTGATTCGGTTCATTTTCGAGAATTTACCCGAGTTGAAGGACATCCCGGAAAATCTGGTGATGCATGGGAACCTGGCCGTGCTGGGATTGCTTCTACTCAAGCAGCAATCCACCAAAGTGAAGAAAAACGATTTCTCCATCTGTCGCTACATCCAAACGACAATTCGCTTCCTCTGGGATGCGTACAGTATCGACGAATCGAACGATCCCCAAGCGTTGGTCGTGGCCATGTCCTACAAGGAGTACTGGTTCGAGGTGATGGAGCTTTGGTTCCTGGGAATGCAAACCATGAGCGGCATTATAAAGCTGATCCCATGGATATCCGAGTTTGCCATCGAGTCGGGCTGGGCAGAGGGAATAGTCGAGACGCTGCGGAAGGTTAAAATCGGTACGCTACCACCGAACGTCAAATTGGCCTACGAAGACTTTCTGTCGCAGCTGGTGGATGCCAACCCATCGGTTGCTGCAGTGTTGAAGAAAGCGGATGCCCTCAAGGTTTGTCGCAACCATCGGATGATGGAGCTCGGCAAGAAGCTGTTTGGCGATTAA